Proteins found in one Chlamydia pneumoniae TW-183 genomic segment:
- the pyk gene encoding pyruvate kinase, giving the protein MITRTKIICTIGPATNSPEMLAKLLDAGMNVARLNFSHGSHETHGQAIGFLKELREQKRVPLAIMLDTKGPEIRLGNIPQPISVSQGQKLRLVSSDIDGSAEGGVSLYPKGIFPFVPEGADVLIDDGYIHAVVVSSEADSLELEFMNSGLLKSHKSLSIRGVDVALPFMTEKDIADLKFGVEQNMDVVAASFVRYGEDIETMRKCLADLGNPKMPIIAKIENRLGVENFSKIAKLADGIMIARGDLGIELSVVEVPNLQKMMAKVSRETGHFCVTATQMLESMIRNVLPTRAEVSDIANAIYDGSSAVMLSGETASGAHPVAAVKIMRSVILETEKNLSHDSFLKLDDSNSALQVSPYLSAIGLAGIQIAERADAKALIVYTESGSSPMFLSKYRPKFPIIAVTPSTSVYYRLALEWGVYPMLTQESDRAVWRHQACIYGIEQGILSNYDRILVLSRGACMEETNNLTLTIVNDILTGSEFPET; this is encoded by the coding sequence ATGATCACACGCACTAAAATTATTTGCACTATAGGGCCAGCAACGAATAGTCCAGAGATGTTAGCAAAACTTCTAGATGCTGGGATGAACGTAGCAAGATTAAATTTCAGTCATGGGAGTCACGAAACTCATGGACAGGCTATTGGATTTCTCAAGGAGTTAAGGGAGCAGAAGCGGGTTCCTTTAGCAATTATGCTAGATACTAAGGGGCCTGAAATTCGTTTAGGGAATATTCCTCAGCCAATTTCGGTTTCTCAGGGACAAAAGCTTCGTCTGGTAAGTAGTGATATCGATGGGAGTGCTGAAGGGGGAGTGTCTCTCTATCCTAAGGGGATATTTCCCTTTGTTCCTGAGGGTGCTGATGTTTTAATAGATGATGGCTACATTCATGCTGTTGTTGTCTCTTCAGAGGCTGATTCTTTAGAATTAGAGTTTATGAACAGTGGCCTTCTCAAGTCTCATAAATCTTTGAGTATCCGAGGTGTTGATGTTGCTCTTCCCTTTATGACAGAGAAAGATATTGCGGATCTTAAGTTTGGGGTAGAGCAGAATATGGATGTGGTTGCTGCATCTTTTGTGCGCTACGGTGAAGATATTGAAACTATGCGCAAGTGTTTAGCAGACTTAGGCAATCCTAAGATGCCCATCATTGCAAAAATAGAAAATCGTTTAGGGGTAGAAAATTTCTCTAAGATTGCCAAGCTTGCGGATGGAATTATGATTGCTAGAGGAGATTTAGGAATCGAGCTTTCTGTCGTTGAAGTCCCAAATTTGCAAAAGATGATGGCTAAGGTTTCTAGAGAAACAGGTCACTTCTGTGTGACTGCAACGCAGATGCTAGAATCTATGATTCGCAATGTCTTACCTACACGAGCTGAAGTCTCTGATATTGCCAATGCAATTTATGATGGTTCTTCAGCAGTGATGTTGTCAGGGGAAACTGCATCTGGAGCCCATCCCGTGGCTGCCGTGAAAATCATGCGTTCTGTGATTTTAGAAACAGAAAAGAATCTCTCCCATGATTCATTCTTAAAATTAGACGATAGCAATAGCGCTCTTCAGGTGTCCCCCTATCTCTCAGCCATTGGATTGGCAGGCATTCAGATTGCAGAAAGGGCAGACGCCAAAGCTCTTATTGTTTATACAGAATCAGGAAGTTCTCCGATGTTTCTCTCTAAATATCGTCCGAAATTCCCTATCATTGCCGTGACTCCAAGCACTTCTGTTTACTATCGCCTAGCTTTGGAATGGGGGGTCTATCCTATGCTTACCCAGGAAAGTGATCGCGCTGTATGGAGACATCAGGCCTGTATTTATGGCATAGAACAGGGCATTCTCTCTAATTATGATCGGATTCTTGTGCTTAGCAGAGGAGCCTGTATGGAAGAAACAAATAATCTTACCCTGACAATAGTGAATGATATTTTGACTGGGTCGGAATTTCCTGAAACCTAG
- a CDS encoding lipid A biosynthesis lauroyl acyltransferase, with translation MGKKFHQIKRTILEAPLYYLVSGIIALCRHTPRSFLTGLGKGFGFLAFYIISDYRKTALTNLALAFPEKTFDERYKIARQSLQHLIITLLELLAIEQLVGNIDKLITIVTSSRNPKGFSSEEVISNEDLEETFKNLQEKQGLILFCGHQANWELPFLYITKNYPGIAFAKAIKNQRLSKKIFALREVFKGKIVPPKNGIQQGIEALNQGKLVGIVGDQALLMSSYTYPLFGSPAFTTTSPALLAYKTGFPVIAVNVSRQAKGFEVIPSAKLYANKSLPMKESVAILMDQMMGFLEKGIASQPEQWMWIHKRWKRKISNVIKKKYRYSHILVFVDQVSSHFSFLKALAECFSGTTLHLALGNADHLEELQEQFPEYSLIQLRNDQDILALPNCYPAIFDLTNNLQHLYKHFRKTGSCAVYSKRFLEKSLDHPQAPLKNSLRIFYSKNLKDKERKNFKVKSKGP, from the coding sequence GTGGGCAAAAAATTCCATCAGATCAAGAGAACAATCCTAGAAGCCCCTCTGTATTACCTAGTCTCTGGTATTATTGCTTTATGCAGGCATACCCCAAGATCTTTTTTAACAGGATTAGGAAAAGGTTTTGGATTTCTAGCCTTTTATATCATCAGCGATTATCGAAAAACAGCCCTCACAAACTTAGCATTAGCGTTTCCAGAAAAAACATTTGATGAGCGTTATAAAATAGCTCGTCAATCTTTGCAGCATCTTATAATTACACTCTTAGAATTACTCGCAATCGAGCAACTTGTCGGAAATATAGACAAACTCATTACAATCGTGACATCCTCACGAAACCCCAAAGGTTTTTCTTCTGAAGAGGTCATTTCCAATGAAGATTTAGAGGAAACTTTTAAGAATCTACAAGAGAAGCAGGGCCTTATTTTATTTTGTGGCCACCAGGCAAACTGGGAACTTCCTTTTCTTTATATCACTAAAAACTATCCTGGAATCGCCTTTGCTAAGGCTATAAAAAATCAAAGGCTCAGCAAGAAAATCTTTGCTCTTAGAGAAGTTTTCAAAGGTAAGATTGTACCCCCAAAAAACGGAATCCAACAGGGCATAGAAGCTCTGAATCAAGGGAAACTCGTGGGGATTGTTGGAGATCAAGCCTTGTTGATGTCTTCATACACGTATCCTCTCTTTGGCTCTCCAGCATTCACAACGACATCTCCAGCACTATTAGCTTATAAAACAGGTTTTCCTGTGATTGCTGTTAATGTTTCTCGCCAAGCTAAAGGCTTCGAAGTGATTCCGAGTGCCAAGCTGTATGCTAATAAAAGCCTCCCTATGAAAGAATCCGTGGCTATCCTTATGGATCAGATGATGGGATTTTTAGAAAAAGGGATCGCCAGTCAGCCTGAACAATGGATGTGGATTCATAAAAGGTGGAAGAGAAAGATCTCTAACGTAATAAAAAAGAAGTACCGCTATAGCCATATTCTAGTTTTTGTAGATCAAGTCTCCTCACACTTTTCTTTTCTGAAAGCTCTAGCAGAATGCTTTTCAGGAACCACTCTTCATCTAGCACTAGGAAATGCGGATCATCTTGAAGAACTTCAAGAACAATTCCCAGAGTACTCCTTGATCCAACTCCGAAATGATCAAGACATTCTAGCTCTACCGAATTGCTATCCTGCTATTTTTGATCTCACTAACAATCTACAGCATTTATACAAGCATTTTAGAAAAACAGGTTCTTGTGCTGTGTACTCTAAAAGATTCCTAGAAAAATCTCTAGACCACCCCCAAGCTCCTCTAAAAAACTCTTTGAGGATCTTCTATTCTAAAAATCTTAAAGATAAAGAGAGAAAAAACTTCAAGGTGAAGTCGAAGGGGCCCTGA
- a CDS encoding CdaR family protein, producing the protein MIKFLSQLFIRHWPRKVVSLGFAIIIWILVGQSVTITRTLTNVPVRIVDLHPDQTVLGLQKSGFLNKKVSLTITGNKNTVQDLRPSNLEVVISAANHTESWIATIDKHNLVSVDHEINIRKDIHSVDANDIFVRLTQYVTEDILLTITKPIGSPPKGYEYLDVWPKYLNQKVSGPKEYINALKEQGLELTFNLNKISFEELERNRIAQGSHDEIIFPIPKEWKKILIPFENTFMDLNDPQADFLRLLFLKRECIPLNLNLPVFLFFPVTFIQTMNPLEYSLDPVPPIILNHGIHQINIPLYVKDVSRQFLDVVKNNMVLTIVMPSPQDPSSINWAIEFLDEKTLENTFLQTIIAQEHGILHDIALIDEAGIRHRFREYLRKLALFTADGEPLNLIAEIKNNKVVIQTKTKETTKLYKKEW; encoded by the coding sequence ATGATAAAATTTTTATCTCAACTCTTTATTCGGCATTGGCCTAGAAAAGTTGTTTCCTTAGGTTTTGCCATCATCATTTGGATCCTCGTAGGACAAAGTGTTACCATCACGCGAACACTCACAAATGTCCCTGTGCGCATCGTAGACCTACATCCAGACCAAACCGTTCTTGGACTACAAAAAAGCGGATTCCTGAATAAAAAAGTCTCTTTAACAATCACTGGGAATAAAAATACCGTTCAAGACCTCCGTCCTTCAAATTTAGAGGTAGTGATCAGTGCAGCAAACCATACGGAAAGTTGGATTGCCACTATAGATAAGCATAACCTTGTCTCTGTAGATCATGAGATCAACATACGCAAAGACATCCATAGCGTTGACGCTAACGATATTTTTGTCCGACTTACACAATATGTAACCGAAGACATTTTATTAACTATAACGAAACCTATAGGGAGTCCCCCGAAAGGATATGAGTATTTGGATGTCTGGCCGAAGTACTTGAATCAAAAAGTCAGTGGCCCCAAAGAATATATCAATGCTTTGAAAGAGCAAGGTCTTGAGCTAACCTTTAATTTGAATAAAATTTCGTTCGAAGAGTTAGAAAGAAATCGCATTGCTCAGGGAAGTCATGACGAAATTATTTTCCCCATTCCTAAAGAATGGAAGAAAATTTTGATTCCCTTTGAAAATACCTTCATGGATCTCAATGACCCTCAAGCAGATTTTCTTCGCCTTTTATTTTTAAAAAGGGAATGCATTCCCCTAAATTTAAATTTACCGGTCTTTCTATTCTTTCCTGTAACCTTCATTCAAACGATGAATCCTCTAGAGTACAGCTTAGATCCTGTCCCTCCCATTATTCTGAATCATGGAATTCATCAAATAAATATTCCTTTATATGTTAAGGATGTAAGTAGACAGTTTTTAGATGTCGTAAAGAACAACATGGTCTTAACAATTGTGATGCCCTCACCACAAGACCCTTCTTCGATCAACTGGGCTATAGAATTTTTAGATGAAAAAACTTTAGAAAATACTTTTCTTCAGACTATTATAGCCCAAGAACATGGAATTTTACACGATATAGCCCTTATTGATGAGGCTGGAATTCGTCATAGATTCCGAGAATATTTAAGAAAGCTTGCACTTTTTACAGCAGACGGTGAACCTTTAAATCTTATTGCAGAAATCAAAAATAATAAAGTTGTGATCCAGACAAAAACAAAGGAAACAACTAAATTATATAAAAAAGAGTGGTAG
- the cdaA gene encoding diadenylate cyclase CdaA, translating to MPFDITYYTTPLLEIILIWVMLNYLLKFFWGTRAMDVVFGLLAFLFLFVLADKLHLPIIRRLMLHVVNIAAIVVFIIFQPEIRLALSRIRFHGKKFFIDTQEQFVEQLAASIYQLSERQIGALVVLENKDSFDEYLSFSSVKINATFSEELLETIFEPSSPLHDGAVILRGDILAYARVVLPLAHDTTQLSRSMGTRHRAALGASQRSDALIITVSEENGSVSLSRDGLLTRGVKIDRFKAVLRSILSPKEHKRKPLFSWIWKR from the coding sequence ATGCCCTTTGATATTACTTATTATACAACACCTTTGCTAGAAATCATTTTAATTTGGGTAATGTTAAACTACCTATTAAAATTTTTCTGGGGCACCCGAGCTATGGATGTTGTCTTTGGCTTGCTTGCGTTTCTCTTTCTATTTGTCCTAGCCGATAAACTCCACCTCCCTATCATCCGTAGATTGATGCTCCACGTAGTCAATATCGCTGCCATCGTGGTCTTTATTATTTTCCAACCAGAAATTCGTTTGGCTCTCTCTCGTATACGATTTCATGGGAAAAAATTCTTCATAGATACTCAAGAGCAGTTCGTAGAGCAATTAGCTGCCAGTATTTATCAGCTATCAGAACGCCAAATCGGGGCTCTTGTTGTTTTAGAAAACAAAGATTCTTTCGATGAATACCTAAGTTTTTCTTCGGTGAAAATCAATGCAACTTTCTCTGAAGAACTTTTAGAGACGATTTTCGAACCTTCATCTCCATTGCACGATGGTGCCGTCATTCTAAGAGGAGACATTCTAGCCTATGCTCGCGTCGTTCTCCCACTAGCTCATGATACGACGCAGCTTTCCCGATCCATGGGGACAAGGCATCGCGCAGCTCTAGGAGCTAGCCAACGATCTGATGCTCTAATTATCACAGTATCTGAAGAAAATGGAAGTGTCTCTTTGTCTAGAGACGGCCTTCTAACACGCGGAGTAAAAATAGATAGATTCAAAGCGGTACTCCGCAGTATTCTTTCCCCTAAAGAACACAAAAGAAAACCTTTATTCTCTTGGATTTGGAAACGATGA
- a CDS encoding cytochrome ubiquinol oxidase subunit I, whose protein sequence is MDALILSRIQFGLFITFHYLFVPLSMGLSMMLVIMEGLYLVTKKQIYKQMTWFWVGIFALTFVLGVVTGIMQIFSFGSNWANFSEYTGNIFGTLLGSEGVFAFFLESGFLGILLFGRHKVSKKMHFFSTCMVALGAHMSAFWIICANSWMQTPSGYEMVMHKGKLIPALTSFWGVVFSPTTIDRFIHAVLGTWLSGVFLVISVSAYYLWKKRHHEFAKQGMKIGTICAVIVLVLQLWSADVTARGVAKNQPAKLAAFEGIFKTEEYTPIWAFGYVDMEKERVIGLPIPGALSFLVHRNIKTPVTGLDQIPRDEWPNVQAVFQLYHLMIMLWGVMVALTLISWSAYKGWRWALKPFFLVILTFSVLLPEICNECGWCAAEMGRQPWVVQGLLKTKDAVSPIVQANQIVQSLVIFSLVFIALLTLFITVLCKKIKHGPEEENDLTEFEVK, encoded by the coding sequence ATGGATGCGCTTATCTTATCTAGAATACAATTTGGATTGTTTATAACTTTTCATTACCTTTTTGTGCCTCTGAGTATGGGTTTGAGCATGATGCTTGTGATCATGGAAGGCCTCTACTTGGTTACAAAAAAGCAAATTTATAAGCAAATGACATGGTTTTGGGTTGGGATTTTTGCCCTAACATTTGTTCTTGGAGTCGTTACTGGAATCATGCAGATATTTTCTTTCGGTTCTAACTGGGCAAATTTCTCAGAATATACAGGAAATATTTTCGGCACCTTATTAGGTAGTGAAGGTGTTTTTGCTTTTTTCTTGGAATCAGGATTTTTAGGAATTTTGTTATTTGGTCGCCACAAGGTCTCTAAGAAAATGCATTTCTTTTCTACGTGCATGGTAGCTTTAGGAGCTCATATGAGTGCCTTTTGGATTATTTGTGCGAATTCTTGGATGCAGACTCCTTCAGGTTACGAGATGGTGATGCATAAAGGAAAACTCATCCCTGCTTTAACCTCCTTCTGGGGAGTGGTCTTCTCTCCAACAACTATAGATCGCTTTATTCATGCAGTCTTAGGAACTTGGCTGTCAGGAGTTTTTCTTGTTATAAGTGTATCAGCATATTATTTATGGAAAAAACGTCATCATGAGTTTGCTAAACAAGGAATGAAGATAGGGACGATTTGTGCAGTTATAGTCTTAGTTTTACAATTGTGGTCTGCAGATGTAACGGCTAGGGGAGTTGCTAAAAATCAGCCTGCGAAGTTAGCAGCTTTTGAAGGTATCTTCAAAACCGAAGAATATACTCCTATATGGGCTTTTGGTTATGTAGACATGGAAAAAGAACGGGTTATAGGGCTGCCTATTCCAGGAGCACTTTCTTTTCTTGTTCATAGAAATATAAAAACCCCAGTCACTGGTTTAGATCAAATTCCTAGAGATGAATGGCCTAATGTACAGGCTGTCTTTCAGCTGTATCACCTGATGATCATGTTGTGGGGGGTTATGGTCGCTTTAACTTTGATTTCCTGGTCTGCATATAAGGGATGGCGATGGGCGTTAAAACCCTTTTTCTTAGTCATTTTAACTTTTTCTGTCTTATTACCAGAAATTTGTAACGAGTGTGGTTGGTGCGCTGCTGAAATGGGAAGACAACCTTGGGTAGTTCAAGGATTATTAAAAACCAAAGATGCGGTGTCTCCTATAGTGCAGGCGAATCAAATTGTACAATCTTTGGTAATATTTAGCTTAGTATTCATTGCTCTTCTGACTCTCTTTATTACTGTACTTTGTAAAAAAATAAAGCATGGTCCTGAAGAGGAAAATGATCTTACAGAATTTGAAGTGAAATAG
- the cydB gene encoding cytochrome d ubiquinol oxidase subunit II, with product MELSLTSLLPLAWYVILGVAVFAYSFGDGFDLGLGAVYLKAKEDKERRILLNSIGPVWDGNEVWLVIIVGGLFAGFPACYATLLSIFYMPIWTLVLLYIFRGCSLEFRSKSESVSWKIFWDIIFICSGTAISFFLGTIVGNLILGLPLSPDTSYASLSWILFFRPYAALCGAVVASAFAIHGSCFALMKTSDSLNARIAQQFPYILSSFLVFYVLFLGASLISIPKRFDAFPTYPLLILLIALTSCCCVAAKTSVSKKRYGYAFIYSTLNLLSLILSAATLTFPNILLSTVDPQYSYTIYNSAVETKTLKSLLIIVLIGLPFIITYTCYIYRVFRGKTNFPSIY from the coding sequence ATGGAACTTTCTCTAACAAGCCTTTTACCACTTGCGTGGTATGTAATTCTTGGAGTTGCTGTCTTTGCGTATTCTTTTGGCGACGGTTTTGATCTTGGGCTCGGAGCTGTTTATCTTAAAGCTAAGGAGGATAAAGAACGTCGGATTCTTCTTAATTCCATAGGACCTGTATGGGACGGCAATGAGGTCTGGTTAGTGATCATTGTCGGTGGGTTATTTGCAGGATTTCCTGCATGCTATGCCACACTTCTCTCGATTTTCTATATGCCTATCTGGACTTTGGTACTCCTTTATATTTTTAGGGGATGTTCTTTAGAATTCCGAAGTAAATCGGAATCAGTGTCTTGGAAAATATTTTGGGATATTATCTTTATTTGTTCTGGGACTGCCATCAGCTTTTTCTTAGGCACGATTGTTGGGAATCTGATCCTTGGATTGCCTTTGTCTCCAGACACCTCTTATGCTTCTTTATCCTGGATTTTATTTTTCCGTCCTTATGCAGCCTTATGTGGCGCTGTAGTTGCCAGTGCGTTTGCTATTCACGGTTCTTGCTTCGCATTAATGAAGACTTCGGATTCTTTAAATGCTAGGATTGCTCAGCAATTTCCTTATATTCTTTCGTCCTTCCTTGTCTTCTATGTTCTCTTCTTAGGAGCAAGTTTAATCTCTATTCCCAAGCGTTTTGATGCTTTCCCTACGTATCCACTCTTGATTTTGCTCATTGCTTTAACGAGCTGCTGCTGTGTTGCTGCTAAGACGAGCGTGTCTAAGAAACGTTATGGCTACGCATTTATTTATTCTACACTGAACTTGTTGTCTCTCATTCTGTCGGCAGCTACCCTAACCTTCCCTAATATTCTTCTCTCTACTGTAGATCCACAGTATAGTTATACTATCTACAATAGCGCTGTTGAAACTAAAACGTTAAAAAGCCTTTTGATTATAGTGCTTATAGGCCTTCCTTTCATCATTACTTATACGTGTTATATTTATCGTGTGTTTAGAGGAAAAACTAATTTTCCCTCTATATATTGA
- a CDS encoding SH3 domain-containing protein, producing MRMLQISMLLLALGTAINSPAIYAADSQSVSFPEQLPSSFTGEIKGNHVRMRLAPHTDGTIIREFSKGDLVAVIGESKDYYVISAPPGITGYVFRSFVLDNVVEGEQVNVRLEPSTSAPVLVRLSRGTQIQPASQEPHGKWLEVVLPSQCVFYVAKNFVANKGPIELYTQREGQKKIAMDLINSALNFAHIELEKSLNEIDLEAIYKKINLVQSEEFKDVPGIQGLIQKALEEIQDAYLSKSLESQNTSIASSQCSTPKVSSSEVTTSLLSRHIRKQTALKTAPLTQGRENLEYSLFRIWASMQQGNDHSEALTQEAFYRAEQKKKQVLAGVLEVYPHVVKNNPGDYLLKAQENTIAFLYGTSINLEQWLGKRVTVECLPRPNNHFAFPAYYVVGIKEAS from the coding sequence ATGAGAATGCTCCAGATTTCTATGCTTCTTTTAGCTTTAGGAACTGCAATCAACTCACCAGCAATCTATGCTGCCGATTCCCAATCCGTATCCTTTCCAGAACAACTTCCCTCTTCATTTACTGGAGAAATTAAGGGAAACCACGTACGGATGCGTCTAGCACCTCATACTGATGGGACCATCATTAGGGAATTTTCTAAAGGAGATCTTGTTGCTGTTATCGGAGAAAGCAAAGACTACTACGTAATTTCTGCGCCTCCAGGAATTACAGGTTATGTGTTCCGCTCATTTGTTTTAGATAATGTCGTTGAAGGTGAACAAGTCAATGTTCGTTTAGAACCCTCAACATCAGCTCCAGTACTTGTGAGACTCTCCCGAGGCACACAAATACAGCCAGCTTCTCAAGAGCCACATGGGAAATGGTTAGAGGTGGTCTTGCCCTCACAATGCGTATTCTATGTTGCAAAAAACTTTGTTGCTAACAAAGGACCCATCGAGCTGTATACGCAACGCGAGGGACAAAAAAAGATTGCCATGGACCTTATCAATTCTGCTTTAAACTTTGCTCATATAGAGCTTGAGAAAAGCCTCAATGAGATTGATCTGGAAGCAATTTATAAAAAGATCAACCTTGTACAATCCGAAGAGTTTAAAGATGTTCCAGGAATTCAAGGGCTTATACAAAAAGCTTTAGAAGAAATCCAAGATGCCTATCTTTCTAAATCTCTAGAATCTCAAAATACTTCGATTGCAAGCTCACAATGTTCCACTCCTAAGGTTTCTTCTTCTGAAGTTACAACTTCATTACTTTCACGTCATATTCGTAAGCAAACTGCATTAAAAACAGCTCCTCTTACCCAAGGAAGAGAAAACCTAGAGTATTCTCTCTTCAGAATCTGGGCCAGTATGCAGCAAGGCAATGACCACTCTGAAGCACTAACACAAGAAGCGTTTTATCGCGCTGAACAGAAGAAAAAACAAGTGCTTGCGGGTGTATTAGAAGTGTATCCTCATGTAGTAAAGAACAATCCCGGGGATTACCTACTAAAAGCTCAGGAAAACACGATTGCTTTTCTTTACGGTACAAGTATCAACTTAGAGCAATGGTTAGGAAAGCGTGTCACTGTGGAATGTCTCCCACGTCCTAACAACCATTTTGCTTTTCCTGCTTATTATGTAGTTGGAATTAAAGAAGCTTCATAA
- a CDS encoding PhoH family protein — MKKTMVIDTSVFIYDPEALFSFENTRIIIPFPVIEELEAFGKFRDESAKNASRALSNIRLLLENAKTKVTDGVLLPSGSELRIEVAPLSNDDRRGKLLTLELLKIIAKREPMVFVTKSLGRRVRAEALQIESRDYESKRFSFRSLYRGFRELQVSQEDIENFYKNGYLDLPLDVVPSPNEYFFMSAGENHFALGRYYVSEGKIIALKAMDKSVWGIKPLNTEQRCALDLLLRDDVKLVTLIGQAGSGKTILALAAAMHKVFDKETYNKVLVSRPIVPMGRDIGFLPGLKEDKLMHWMQPIYDNMEVLFSINQMGNSSEALQALMDAKKLEMEALTYIRGRSLPKAFIIIDEAQNLTPHEIKTIISRAGKGTKIVLTGDPTQIDSLYFDENSNGLTYLVGKFHHLALYGHMFMTRTERSELAAAAATIL; from the coding sequence ATGAAGAAAACAATGGTCATTGATACAAGTGTGTTCATCTATGATCCAGAAGCCCTTTTTTCTTTTGAAAATACTCGAATTATCATTCCTTTCCCAGTCATTGAAGAGCTAGAAGCCTTCGGAAAATTTAGAGATGAGTCTGCTAAAAACGCGTCTCGAGCATTAAGTAATATTCGTTTGCTTTTAGAGAATGCAAAAACTAAAGTTACAGATGGTGTGCTCTTACCTAGTGGTAGTGAGTTGCGTATCGAGGTGGCGCCCCTTTCTAATGATGATAGGCGAGGGAAACTTCTTACCTTGGAGTTGCTCAAGATTATTGCTAAACGAGAACCCATGGTTTTTGTGACTAAGAGCTTGGGACGCAGGGTGCGTGCTGAAGCACTACAAATTGAGTCTCGAGACTATGAAAGTAAACGCTTTTCTTTTCGTTCCTTATACCGTGGATTTAGAGAACTGCAAGTTTCTCAGGAGGATATTGAAAACTTCTATAAGAATGGCTACTTAGATCTTCCTCTAGACGTGGTCCCTTCGCCAAACGAGTATTTTTTCATGTCCGCAGGAGAAAACCATTTTGCTTTGGGTAGATACTACGTAAGCGAAGGAAAGATTATCGCATTAAAGGCAATGGATAAGAGTGTTTGGGGAATCAAGCCTTTAAATACAGAACAGCGATGTGCCTTGGATTTGTTGCTTAGGGATGATGTCAAGTTAGTCACCCTAATCGGGCAAGCAGGATCTGGAAAGACCATTTTGGCTTTAGCAGCTGCTATGCATAAAGTTTTTGATAAGGAAACCTATAATAAAGTTTTGGTAAGCCGTCCCATAGTCCCTATGGGAAGAGATATAGGGTTTCTTCCAGGATTAAAGGAAGATAAACTGATGCATTGGATGCAACCTATATATGATAATATGGAAGTGTTATTTAGCATTAACCAGATGGGGAATTCTTCAGAGGCTCTCCAAGCTCTTATGGATGCTAAAAAATTGGAAATGGAAGCTCTTACCTATATCCGAGGGCGCTCTCTACCCAAAGCTTTTATTATTATTGATGAAGCTCAAAACCTCACTCCCCATGAAATCAAGACAATTATCTCAAGAGCTGGGAAAGGAACGAAAATTGTTCTTACAGGAGATCCTACACAAATCGATAGTTTGTATTTTGATGAAAATTCTAACGGACTCACCTATCTAGTTGGGAAGTTCCATCACTTGGCCTTATATGGACACATGTTTATGACACGTACAGAACGTTCCGAACTTGCAGCTGCGGCCGCAACTATCCTATAG
- a CDS encoding macro domain-containing protein produces MVSPLSLFHKMLLENWTPVEEPFPWPPAEKNQKIFAWALNQSKLIFVSTSGNIAQPRLVTDSMSMMIVNAANRTMSRDGAGTNQVLSAAVSVDSWGLSQRPLNPERQGTPLNEGECRAGMWRNADGSNHTGKQGKPHYLAQLLGPKAVDHHNKSQAAFDRCKNAYLNCFSLAQTLGVTFLQIPLISSGIYAPPENRKKPNSEENKVRMRWIHAVKCALVAAMQEFGNEPGNTDRRMLIVLTDLKTPAITDPKKKSHL; encoded by the coding sequence ATGGTTTCTCCTCTATCTCTGTTTCATAAGATGCTCTTGGAGAATTGGACTCCTGTAGAGGAGCCGTTCCCATGGCCACCAGCAGAAAAAAACCAGAAAATCTTTGCCTGGGCACTAAATCAATCAAAGCTGATTTTTGTCTCGACGTCAGGAAATATTGCACAACCTCGTCTTGTCACTGATAGTATGTCTATGATGATTGTAAACGCAGCCAATAGAACAATGAGTCGAGATGGGGCGGGTACAAATCAAGTTCTATCGGCAGCAGTCAGTGTCGATTCTTGGGGGCTGTCGCAACGACCTCTAAATCCTGAACGCCAGGGGACTCCTCTTAATGAGGGTGAATGTCGGGCAGGCATGTGGAGAAATGCCGATGGATCCAACCACACAGGAAAACAAGGTAAACCACACTACCTAGCACAACTTCTTGGGCCTAAAGCAGTGGATCATCATAACAAGTCTCAAGCAGCCTTTGATCGCTGCAAAAACGCCTACCTAAACTGCTTCAGCTTAGCTCAAACTTTAGGTGTAACCTTCCTACAAATCCCTCTAATTTCTTCTGGGATCTACGCGCCTCCTGAAAATAGAAAAAAGCCTAATAGTGAAGAGAATAAAGTCCGCATGAGATGGATACACGCTGTAAAATGCGCTCTTGTTGCCGCTATGCAAGAATTTGGAAATGAACCCGGAAATACAGACAGAAGAATGTTGATTGTCCTTACAGACTTGAAAACTCCTGCTATTACAGATCCGAAGAAGAAAAGTCACTTATAA